A genome region from Nicotiana tabacum cultivar K326 chromosome 13, ASM71507v2, whole genome shotgun sequence includes the following:
- the LOC142167840 gene encoding fatty acid amide hydrolase-like: MRLLKAKGETYKAVDDVDLGPNSNEFYLRANVKAPRMAGFLVKVFVWFLEIPIFGSIMLYFLKSNNLIHKLVTFAELQESPLYVPLHSYEGKEEEKEVICVEYGASPSEQVGQASGCLQSILEAPKYSFSRWTILDYSRAYNSKLITPRKVCYFSP; the protein is encoded by the exons ATGAGGCTTCTCAAGGCTAAAGGAGAGACTTACAAGGCTGTTGATGATGTTGATCTTGGTCCCAATAGTAATGAATTTTATCTCCGAGCCAACGTCAAAG cccctcggatGGCCGGCTTTCTTGTTAAAGTGTTTGTATGGTTCTTGGAAATACCGATCTTTGGATCCATTATGCTCTACTTTTTGAAGAGCAATAACCTAATTCACAAG CTTGTTACATTTGCTGAGTTGCAGGAGTCACCCCTCTATGTTCCTCTTCACAGCTATGAAG ggaaagaagaagaaaaagaagtaatATGTGTAGAGTATGGAGCATCTCCATCAGAACAGGTTGGGCAGGCCTCGGGATGCCTTCAATCAATTTTAGAAGCTCCAAAGTATAGTTTCAGTAGGTGGACCATATTGGATTATTCAAGAGCTTATAACTCCAAACTAATTACACCTCGCAAGGTATGCTACTTTTCTCCCTAA
- the LOC107800734 gene encoding uncharacterized protein LOC107800734 — MSFPEKWNFDPAPWMPQAVPDLEDWVRKLASTSSYAERAWHDLAKGRWEAKNHGVNRDAVLRPLSGDEGNKPPVLEQGKEKKRRASSRPEDPKPKTRKVRRKIIALSINSVHRLREKEEEEEEEEEEEEEEEEEEDEEEEEEEEEDSSSALIVRPTEAVEVARVAEPMASVPIGVGSEDLSLDRSTPSDLLGAMAMGHSPSLPSFSE; from the exons ATGTCGTTTCCTGAAAAATGGAACTTCGACC CTgcaccttggatgccacaagctgtgcctgatctcgaggattgggttcgaaaGTTAGCATCGACTTCATCCtatgccgaacgcgcttggcatgatttggctaaaggtagatgggaggccaagaatcatg GTGTAAATAGGGATGCTGTTTTGCGGCCTTTGAGCGGTGATGAAGGAAACAAGCCCCCGGTCCTGGAACAGGGGAAAGAAAAGAAACGAAGGGCTTCCTCTCGGCCGGAAGACCCTAAGCCCAAAACTCGAAAGGTGAGGAGAAAAATCATTGCGCTTTCGATCAACTCGGTCCATCGACTGagggagaaagaagaagaagaagaagaagaagaagaagaagaagaagaagaagaagaagaagaagacgaagaagaagaagaagaagaagaagaagatagctcCTCGGCTTTGATAGTCCGACCTACGGAAGCAGTCGAGGTTGCTAGAGTTGCTGAGCCGATGGCGTCCGTGCCTATCGGGGTTGGTTCCGAAGACCTAAGTCTCGATCGGAGTACTCCGAGTGATTTGCTCGGGGCAATGGCAATGGGTCATTCACCTTCCCTTCCGTCTTTTTCTGAGTAG